Proteins from a single region of Laspinema palackyanum D2c:
- the ilvB gene encoding biosynthetic-type acetolactate synthase large subunit — protein MLSESRSDRKTKPVVVPTRRTGAYALMDSLKRHGVKHIFGYPGGAILPIYDELYRFEAAGDVQHILVRHEQGASHAADGYARATGKVGVCFGTSGPGATNLVTGIATAHMDSIPMVIITGQVPRAAIGTDAFQETDIYGITLPIVKHSYVVRDPRDMARIIAEGFHIASTGRPGPVLIDIPKDVGLEEFDYVPVEPGSIKLPGYRPTVKGNPRQINQAIELIRQAKKPLLYVGGGAIAASAHHEIKELAEHFQIPVTTTLMGIGAFEEHHPLSLGMLGMHGTAYANFAVSECDLLIAVGARFDDRVTGKLDEFAARAKVIHIDIDPAEVGKNRGPEVPIVGDVQQVLMDLLRRLRETGDITDANQTKEWLGRIERWREDYPLLVPHPETALSPQEVIVEVGRQAPDAYYTTDVGQHQMWAAQFLKNGPRRWISSAGLGTMGFGVPAAMGSQVALPDHQTICISGDASFQMNLQELGTIAQYGIKVKIVIINNGWQGMVRQWQETFYGERYSSSNMEIGMPDIPLLCQAYGMKGKVVSTRDELQDAIAEMLAHDGPFVLDVHVTRNENCYPMVAPGKSNAQMIGLPELKKKDLQVELVYCSNCGAKNASTNHFCPECGTKL, from the coding sequence CCGATTTATGATGAACTGTATCGGTTTGAAGCCGCAGGGGATGTCCAGCATATTTTAGTTCGCCATGAACAAGGAGCCTCTCATGCGGCAGATGGCTATGCCCGCGCCACAGGCAAGGTGGGGGTTTGCTTTGGGACATCCGGCCCGGGGGCAACGAATTTAGTCACGGGGATTGCCACGGCCCACATGGATTCGATTCCAATGGTGATTATTACCGGACAGGTACCCCGGGCGGCCATCGGCACGGATGCCTTCCAGGAAACGGATATTTATGGAATTACCTTACCGATTGTCAAGCATTCTTATGTGGTGCGCGACCCTCGGGATATGGCGCGGATTATCGCCGAAGGGTTTCATATTGCCAGTACCGGCAGACCCGGTCCGGTGTTGATTGATATCCCTAAAGATGTGGGTTTAGAAGAGTTTGACTATGTGCCCGTGGAACCGGGGAGTATTAAATTACCGGGATATCGACCGACGGTGAAAGGGAATCCCCGGCAAATTAATCAGGCGATCGAGTTAATTCGCCAAGCCAAAAAACCCTTACTGTATGTCGGTGGAGGCGCGATCGCCGCCAGTGCTCATCACGAAATTAAAGAACTCGCCGAACATTTTCAGATTCCAGTCACCACCACCCTAATGGGCATAGGAGCCTTTGAGGAACATCATCCTTTGTCCTTGGGAATGTTAGGAATGCATGGCACCGCCTACGCAAATTTTGCCGTAAGCGAATGCGATTTGCTGATTGCCGTCGGTGCTCGTTTTGACGATCGCGTTACCGGCAAGCTGGATGAGTTTGCCGCCCGCGCCAAAGTCATTCATATCGATATCGACCCCGCAGAGGTGGGTAAAAACCGGGGACCCGAAGTTCCCATCGTCGGAGACGTGCAGCAAGTGCTCATGGATCTGTTGCGTCGCCTGCGGGAAACCGGGGATATTACCGATGCCAATCAAACGAAAGAATGGTTAGGACGAATTGAGCGCTGGCGGGAGGATTATCCCTTGTTAGTGCCTCATCCAGAAACCGCCCTCTCTCCCCAAGAGGTGATCGTAGAAGTGGGACGGCAAGCACCAGATGCCTACTACACCACCGATGTGGGACAGCATCAAATGTGGGCCGCCCAGTTCCTGAAAAATGGCCCCCGTCGATGGATTTCCAGCGCCGGATTAGGCACAATGGGGTTTGGAGTCCCAGCGGCGATGGGTTCCCAAGTAGCACTACCGGATCACCAAACCATCTGTATCAGTGGCGATGCCAGCTTCCAGATGAACCTGCAAGAACTGGGGACGATCGCCCAGTATGGCATTAAAGTCAAAATTGTCATTATCAATAATGGCTGGCAAGGGATGGTCCGTCAGTGGCAAGAAACCTTCTATGGGGAACGCTACTCCTCGTCCAACATGGAGATTGGGATGCCGGATATTCCGTTACTCTGTCAGGCTTATGGCATGAAAGGGAAGGTGGTATCAACCCGGGACGAACTCCAGGATGCGATCGCTGAAATGCTGGCTCATGATGGACCCTTTGTCCTCGATGTCCATGTTACCCGCAACGAAAACTGCTATCCAATGGTAGCCCCGGGTAAGAGTAATGCTCAAATGATAGGTTTACCCGAACTCAAGAAAAAAGACTTACAGGTTGAGTTAGTTTATTGCAGCAATTGTGGGGCAAAAAATGCCTCCACCAATCACTTCTGCCCTGAATGCGGGACGAAGCTCTAG
- a CDS encoding J domain-containing protein: MSLNIKQGLFQFDFEDHHAILGVPLDADFNTIRKRYMLIARRLHPDSSKAESPADKKLATQILSKLANPAYSKLTNESTRAEYGVLLGMMGKRLVQEKDKVKLKSEAAQQLLKSPNLETDYKESVAKLGKQAYETLSQTLETIGQLSELNLVYLQRKESQGETVGKPTSDKKTAKSAASGKKKAEESPTQQPVAAETKADPEKSAPSKIDNYCRRAENFIAGGDFDGAVNELKEGLKIQPKNSRAHGLLGQAYLKKNQSTLAKVHINQALKLNPQEESALEAQKGLQKQIQKAAKEKDKKSPLAAFFGSLLGGKKKK; the protein is encoded by the coding sequence ATGTCTTTAAACATCAAGCAAGGCTTATTTCAATTTGATTTCGAGGACCACCATGCCATCTTGGGGGTGCCACTAGATGCGGATTTTAATACAATCCGCAAACGCTATATGCTCATTGCCAGAAGACTGCATCCAGACAGTTCTAAGGCAGAAAGTCCAGCGGATAAAAAACTCGCGACCCAGATTTTGTCAAAATTGGCCAATCCGGCTTACAGCAAACTCACCAACGAAAGCACTCGTGCCGAATATGGTGTTTTGCTGGGGATGATGGGCAAACGATTGGTGCAGGAAAAAGATAAAGTTAAGCTCAAAAGTGAAGCGGCTCAACAGTTATTAAAGTCCCCAAATCTGGAAACAGACTATAAAGAATCGGTCGCCAAACTGGGGAAACAGGCTTATGAAACCCTGAGTCAAACCCTGGAGACAATTGGACAACTTAGCGAGCTAAATTTGGTCTACCTGCAACGCAAAGAAAGCCAAGGGGAAACGGTGGGCAAGCCTACTTCTGATAAAAAAACGGCCAAATCTGCCGCCTCTGGCAAAAAGAAAGCCGAAGAGAGTCCAACTCAACAACCTGTGGCGGCGGAAACGAAGGCAGATCCTGAAAAATCCGCTCCCTCAAAAATCGATAATTATTGCCGTCGGGCGGAAAATTTCATCGCCGGGGGAGATTTCGATGGGGCCGTGAATGAGCTAAAAGAAGGGTTGAAAATTCAACCTAAAAATAGTCGGGCTCATGGATTGCTTGGCCAAGCATATCTGAAGAAGAATCAAAGTACCTTGGCTAAAGTTCATATCAATCAAGCTCTGAAGTTGAATCCGCAAGAAGAATCAGCTTTAGAGGCGCAAAAAGGACTGCAAAAGCAGATTCAAAAAGCCGCGAAAGAGAAAGATAAAAAATCTCCCTTAGCGGCATTCTTCGGTAGTTTGTTGGGTGGGAAAAAGAAAAAATGA
- a CDS encoding ATP phosphoribosyltransferase regulatory subunit, whose product MIHQPPAGARDLLPLDVTQKRWIEKRLRPVFEGWGYHRIITSTVERLDTLMAGGAIAQSTVIQLQEREEDSPLALRPELTASIARTAVTRMADTTFPQRLYYNANVFRRSKNNSHGSQQEFYQAGVELLGVGGLLADAEILLLLQDCLQSLGLNQWRLVLGEAGLTRSLLRIFPDPLKPKVRQAIAQLDRLTLEALPLTPEQQERALFLLDLRGRPEDVLQRVGQLELEPGERETLENLKSLIDLLAESSLSNGATQEGPILDLSLIQPMDYYTGIVFEVVSETEFGPQSLGQGGRYDRLLSLYHPQGEMIPGIGFALKLENLHQILLQTGQLPTTTPAPHTLVVPTSPRAYAPAFAHAQTLRQNGEDIPVELDLSPYSSQSAVRQYARDRRIAQIAWIEGDGNAEIEILG is encoded by the coding sequence ATGATTCATCAACCTCCAGCCGGGGCTAGGGATTTACTACCCCTTGACGTGACCCAAAAACGCTGGATAGAAAAGCGACTGCGCCCGGTATTTGAAGGGTGGGGGTATCACAGGATTATCACCTCAACGGTAGAACGGTTGGATACCCTAATGGCTGGAGGCGCGATCGCCCAGTCAACGGTGATCCAACTTCAGGAACGGGAGGAGGATAGCCCCTTGGCCCTCCGTCCCGAACTGACGGCTTCGATCGCCCGCACTGCTGTCACCCGAATGGCGGACACCACCTTTCCTCAACGGCTTTATTACAATGCCAATGTATTTCGCCGTAGCAAAAACAACTCCCACGGTAGCCAGCAGGAATTTTATCAAGCGGGGGTAGAACTGCTGGGAGTGGGTGGATTGCTGGCGGATGCAGAAATCTTATTGCTCTTGCAAGACTGTTTGCAGAGTCTGGGACTGAACCAATGGCGGCTGGTTTTAGGGGAAGCTGGGTTAACTCGCTCCTTACTCCGGATCTTCCCGGACCCACTGAAACCTAAAGTCCGCCAGGCGATCGCCCAACTCGATCGCCTCACCCTCGAAGCCCTCCCCTTAACCCCCGAACAACAGGAACGGGCCTTATTTTTGTTAGATCTCCGGGGTCGTCCCGAGGATGTCTTGCAGCGGGTGGGTCAATTGGAATTGGAACCCGGGGAACGGGAAACTCTGGAAAATCTCAAATCCTTAATTGACTTGTTAGCGGAATCTTCTCTCAGCAACGGGGCCACCCAAGAGGGTCCCATCCTGGATTTGAGTCTGATTCAACCGATGGATTACTACACCGGCATTGTCTTTGAAGTGGTCAGCGAAACCGAGTTCGGACCGCAATCCCTCGGACAGGGAGGGCGTTACGATCGCCTCTTAAGTCTCTATCATCCCCAAGGAGAAATGATTCCAGGGATTGGCTTTGCTCTCAAGCTAGAAAACTTGCATCAAATCCTGCTGCAAACGGGTCAATTGCCGACGACAACCCCAGCCCCTCATACCTTAGTGGTGCCAACCAGCCCTCGCGCCTATGCGCCTGCCTTTGCTCACGCGCAAACCCTGCGTCAGAATGGGGAGGACATCCCTGTAGAACTGGATCTGTCTCCCTACTCCAGTCAGTCAGCGGTTCGCCAATATGCACGAGATCGCCGGATTGCCCAAATTGCTTGGATTGAAGGGGATGGGAACGCCGAAATCGAAATCCTCGGATAA
- a CDS encoding thermonuclease family protein yields MIKIFRCPVSWIGLLFLVSCSGPVGSEQVEVRVERVLSGNSLEVRDLGESGGAKRVRLIGIEAPDLQQNPWGNAAKQELERLIEGQTLLLEWDIEREDGYDRHLAYLWRDGKLVNEELIAGGYALATVRSPNIKYDRRFTHAQEKARIMGQGIWDSQTPLRVHPSDFRQNRP; encoded by the coding sequence ATGATAAAAATTTTCCGTTGTCCGGTATCCTGGATCGGACTTCTGTTCCTGGTGAGCTGTTCGGGCCCGGTGGGTTCCGAACAGGTAGAAGTCAGGGTCGAGCGGGTGCTCAGTGGCAACAGCTTAGAAGTGCGGGACTTGGGCGAATCAGGTGGAGCCAAACGAGTCCGGTTAATTGGCATTGAGGCACCGGATTTGCAGCAAAATCCCTGGGGAAATGCGGCCAAACAGGAACTCGAACGGCTGATTGAGGGGCAGACCCTGTTATTAGAATGGGATATAGAGAGGGAAGACGGATACGATCGCCATTTGGCGTATCTCTGGCGGGATGGGAAACTGGTCAATGAAGAACTCATTGCCGGGGGATATGCTTTGGCTACCGTGCGATCGCCCAACATCAAATACGATCGCCGGTTTACTCACGCCCAAGAAAAGGCCAGAATTATGGGACAGGGAATTTGGGATTCCCAAACCCCATTGCGCGTGCATCCTAGCGACTTTCGTCAGAACCGGCCCTAA
- a CDS encoding 2Fe-2S iron-sulfur cluster-binding protein, giving the protein MTRSYRITIHNRQNGSRQTVEVPEDRYILQHCENKGVDLPFSCRNGACTTCAVRVLSGELHQPEAMGLSPALRDRGYALLCVSYPRSDLEVETQDEDEVYYLQFGRYFGKGKVRFGLPLDED; this is encoded by the coding sequence ATGACCCGTTCTTATCGCATCACCATCCACAATCGTCAGAATGGCAGCCGCCAAACCGTTGAAGTCCCCGAAGACCGCTATATCCTGCAACATTGTGAAAACAAAGGGGTTGATTTGCCCTTTTCCTGTCGGAATGGGGCTTGTACCACCTGTGCCGTGCGGGTTCTCTCGGGAGAACTCCATCAACCGGAGGCGATGGGACTCTCCCCCGCCCTCCGCGATCGCGGATATGCGCTTTTGTGTGTCAGCTATCCCCGTTCCGACTTAGAAGTAGAAACCCAAGATGAAGATGAAGTGTACTACCTCCAATTTGGGCGTTATTTTGGCAAAGGTAAGGTCCGGTTTGGACTGCCCTTAGACGAGGATTAA
- a CDS encoding indolepyruvate ferredoxin oxidoreductase subunit alpha translates to MPHTIVTNTCEGVADCVDACPVACIHEGPGKNVKGTDWYWIDFATCIDCGICVQVCPVEGAIIAEERPELQQTPQ, encoded by the coding sequence GTGCCACATACCATAGTAACCAACACCTGCGAAGGCGTCGCCGATTGTGTCGATGCCTGTCCCGTTGCCTGCATTCATGAGGGTCCGGGGAAAAATGTTAAGGGGACCGATTGGTATTGGATTGATTTTGCCACTTGTATTGACTGCGGGATTTGTGTACAAGTTTGTCCGGTAGAAGGGGCGATCATCGCGGAAGAACGACCGGAACTCCAGCAGACTCCGCAATAA
- a CDS encoding PAS domain S-box protein encodes MIWVAISLTIGIGIGIGISRVIPGLSLAIARQFQPPNPSQDSPGSFEPQFLNLIAQMDVGVVLTGPEGEVLVTNPVALTLLSLDEAAVMGRPLFCDNPHLLQEDCTPFAPGKCPIMEAIATQSPTQVIIGIGVQSPLTPNPPGIPDSFLSCNGELDCDKWLLVNANPQIASNGGVEQVLCTFSNITEQKRAEASLRRRENRLRQYSRVLGELAKSPSLNQGDLQASLEQITEAVSQTLPVERASIWLYTEDRRAIHCMELYERSPQKHSAGLELTAIDYPVYFQTIEQERILAADQAQEDPTTREFTEGYLIPLGITSMLDAPIRVGGQMVGVICLEHIGSPRQWRVEEENFAASLADCVALGLEASDRAQARLNLEKALDRLQAVLDTVPGCVSWIASDLRYLGVNRYLANLFGRSPAEFVNHPVGFLQTRKEFPHFLQQFFQSSLHKTTAEIGLDIEGNLRQYLVGVEKYNHGKSAVCVGIDITELKQTEQALRQERALLRSLIDSIPDLIFYKDKQRVYQRVNKAFQRFAAREESEIIGKTDEQLFPPEAAKICAEIDRRILAEGQLLRMEEQVEQFDGSKTWLETIQTPFFDPNGEIVGMIGISRDITERKNAETALQQSKDELEQRVEERTAFLKEANDRLQVEVAHREQVQIALKASKDQLRQCLIAARMGTWDWDILNHKLTGSAEMEALYGFVPGSFDGKYETYLEAIDPEDRNRVEEAIAEILSSTSERFEIEQRIRLETGELRWLSAQGEVLRNATGQAVRSIGTVMDISDRKQAQLALQEAAYAAETANRSKSMFLANMSHELRTPLNAIIGYSEMLQEEADDVGYTDLVPDLEKIRKSGNHLLVLINDILDISKIEAGKMDLYLEDFNINELIENVVSTAQPLVERNENTLGVECDRNLGMMYADLTKVRQILLNLLSNAAKFTKNGEITLSVVLFCPTNGAMRSASNGTPSSWIQFAIADTGIGITPEQRQHLFKPFMQGDASTTREYGGTGLGLAISQHFCQMMGGEISVESQPLWGSRFTVILPCEVVEP; translated from the coding sequence ATGATTTGGGTTGCGATTTCGCTCACCATAGGCATCGGCATTGGCATCGGAATTAGCCGAGTGATTCCCGGACTCTCCCTGGCGATCGCTCGCCAATTCCAGCCCCCCAACCCAAGCCAGGACAGTCCGGGGTCCTTTGAACCCCAGTTCCTGAATCTGATCGCCCAGATGGATGTTGGGGTCGTGTTGACGGGACCTGAAGGCGAGGTCCTCGTCACCAATCCTGTTGCCTTGACCCTGCTGAGTCTGGATGAAGCGGCAGTCATGGGCAGGCCCTTGTTCTGTGACAATCCTCATCTGTTGCAAGAAGACTGCACCCCCTTTGCGCCAGGAAAATGTCCCATCATGGAGGCGATCGCCACCCAATCCCCCACTCAAGTGATCATCGGCATCGGGGTTCAGTCTCCTCTCACCCCCAATCCCCCTGGCATTCCGGACTCCTTCCTCTCCTGTAATGGCGAACTCGATTGCGATAAATGGTTGCTGGTTAATGCCAATCCGCAAATCGCCTCGAATGGCGGAGTCGAACAGGTCCTCTGTACCTTTAGCAATATCACCGAACAAAAACGCGCTGAAGCCTCCTTGCGGCGACGGGAGAATCGCCTGCGTCAATATAGTCGGGTCCTCGGAGAGTTGGCGAAAAGTCCCAGCCTCAACCAGGGAGATTTACAAGCCTCCCTGGAACAAATCACTGAAGCGGTGAGCCAGACCCTGCCAGTGGAACGGGCTAGTATCTGGTTATATACGGAAGACCGCAGGGCGATTCACTGTATGGAACTTTACGAACGCTCCCCCCAGAAACATTCTGCCGGACTTGAACTCACCGCCATTGACTATCCGGTGTATTTTCAAACCATCGAACAGGAACGGATCTTGGCCGCAGATCAGGCTCAAGAAGACCCCACAACCCGGGAATTTACCGAGGGTTATCTGATTCCCTTGGGGATTACCTCCATGTTAGATGCACCGATTCGGGTGGGGGGACAAATGGTGGGGGTGATCTGTCTGGAACATATTGGCTCCCCTCGCCAATGGCGGGTAGAAGAGGAAAACTTTGCCGCATCCCTAGCTGATTGTGTCGCCTTGGGGTTAGAAGCCAGCGATCGCGCTCAAGCTAGACTCAACTTAGAAAAAGCGCTCGATCGCCTACAAGCGGTGTTAGATACCGTCCCCGGATGTGTCTCTTGGATTGCGTCAGATTTACGCTACCTCGGGGTCAACCGCTATCTGGCGAATTTGTTCGGGCGATCGCCGGCCGAGTTTGTCAATCATCCGGTAGGATTTCTCCAAACTCGCAAAGAATTCCCCCACTTCTTACAGCAATTCTTTCAAAGTTCTCTCCATAAAACTACCGCAGAAATTGGCTTAGACATTGAAGGAAATCTCCGGCAATATTTGGTGGGGGTCGAAAAATACAATCACGGAAAATCAGCGGTTTGTGTGGGAATTGATATCACCGAACTCAAGCAAACCGAACAAGCACTCCGACAAGAACGGGCTTTACTGCGGTCTCTAATCGATTCAATTCCCGATTTAATTTTTTATAAAGATAAACAAAGGGTATATCAACGGGTAAATAAAGCGTTTCAGCGTTTTGCCGCCCGAGAGGAAAGCGAGATTATTGGCAAAACTGATGAGCAACTGTTTCCCCCAGAAGCCGCGAAAATTTGTGCTGAAATTGACCGGCGTATTTTAGCCGAAGGTCAACTCTTGCGAATGGAGGAGCAAGTGGAGCAGTTTGATGGGAGCAAAACCTGGCTCGAAACCATTCAAACTCCCTTTTTTGACCCGAATGGGGAAATTGTGGGGATGATTGGGATTAGTCGGGATATTACGGAACGCAAGAATGCCGAGACTGCACTGCAACAGTCCAAAGATGAATTAGAACAACGGGTGGAGGAACGGACGGCGTTTTTAAAAGAAGCAAACGATCGCCTGCAAGTTGAGGTGGCCCATCGGGAACAGGTTCAAATTGCCTTAAAAGCCAGCAAAGACCAACTTCGGCAATGCTTAATTGCGGCGCGAATGGGAACCTGGGATTGGGATATTCTCAATCATAAACTAACAGGTTCTGCTGAGATGGAAGCGCTTTATGGTTTCGTTCCGGGTTCCTTTGATGGGAAGTATGAGACCTATTTGGAAGCCATTGACCCGGAGGATAGAAACCGGGTTGAGGAGGCGATCGCTGAAATTCTTTCCTCCACCTCAGAACGGTTTGAAATCGAACAACGCATTCGCCTGGAAACGGGGGAATTGCGCTGGTTGAGTGCTCAAGGGGAAGTGCTTCGCAATGCCACGGGACAAGCGGTTAGAAGCATTGGCACTGTGATGGATATCAGCGATCGCAAGCAAGCACAACTCGCTCTCCAAGAGGCTGCCTACGCTGCGGAAACGGCCAATCGCTCTAAAAGTATGTTCCTGGCTAATATGAGCCATGAATTGCGAACGCCCCTGAATGCGATTATCGGTTATAGCGAAATGCTCCAAGAAGAAGCCGATGATGTGGGCTATACGGATTTGGTTCCCGATTTGGAGAAAATTCGCAAGTCAGGAAATCATTTGCTCGTGTTAATTAACGATATTCTGGATATCTCCAAAATCGAAGCCGGAAAAATGGATTTGTATTTGGAGGATTTTAATATCAATGAGTTGATTGAAAATGTGGTGAGTACCGCTCAACCTTTGGTGGAACGAAATGAGAATACCCTGGGGGTGGAGTGCGATCGCAATTTGGGGATGATGTATGCTGACTTGACGAAAGTCCGTCAAATTCTGCTGAATCTTCTCAGCAATGCCGCCAAATTTACTAAAAATGGTGAGATTACCCTTTCGGTTGTCTTATTTTGTCCCACAAACGGGGCAATGCGCTCTGCCTCTAACGGAACCCCCTCCTCTTGGATTCAGTTTGCGATCGCCGATACCGGCATCGGCATTACCCCCGAACAACGACAGCATCTGTTCAAACCCTTCATGCAAGGGGATGCCTCAACCACGCGGGAGTATGGGGGCACCGGATTGGGACTCGCCATTAGTCAACACTTCTGTCAAATGATGGGGGGGGAAATCTCCGTAGAAAGTCAACCCCTGTGGGGGTCCCGTTTTACCGTGATTCTTCCCTGTGAAGTGGTTGAGCCCTAG
- a CDS encoding inositol monophosphatase family protein, giving the protein MSHTPEQLQIFLDIATEAALDAGAIVQSYWGNLNAIEEKGRPGDLVTAADKASEKAILEVLRRHVPEHGILAEESGKLGDSTSQYLWAIDPLDGTTNFAHQYPPFGVSIGLLIDGIPQVGVVFDPFHNELFRAAKGLGATRNRQPIRVSETVELRNSLLVTGFAYDRRETPDNNYAEFCHLTHLTQGVRRSGSASIDLCYVSCGRLDGYWERGLSPWDLAAGVVILSEAGGKITAYDGSPWKIESGRILATNGKLHESLSQELLQVKPLERWANS; this is encoded by the coding sequence ATGAGTCATACCCCCGAACAACTCCAAATCTTTCTCGATATTGCCACCGAAGCGGCCCTCGATGCCGGGGCGATCGTTCAATCCTACTGGGGGAACTTAAATGCGATCGAAGAAAAAGGACGACCCGGGGATTTAGTCACCGCCGCCGATAAAGCCTCGGAGAAAGCGATTTTAGAGGTCCTCAGACGGCACGTTCCTGAACATGGCATCCTCGCCGAAGAAAGTGGCAAACTGGGAGACAGCACCAGCCAGTATCTGTGGGCGATCGACCCCTTGGATGGGACCACGAATTTTGCCCATCAATATCCCCCCTTTGGCGTCTCTATCGGCTTGTTGATTGATGGCATTCCTCAAGTGGGGGTCGTATTTGACCCTTTCCATAACGAATTATTTAGGGCCGCTAAGGGACTGGGAGCCACCCGGAATCGGCAACCGATTCGCGTCTCCGAAACCGTAGAATTGCGAAACAGCTTATTAGTGACAGGGTTTGCCTACGATCGCCGGGAAACCCCAGATAATAACTATGCCGAATTTTGTCATCTGACTCATCTCACCCAAGGAGTCCGGCGCAGCGGATCGGCTTCCATCGACCTCTGTTACGTCAGTTGCGGGCGTTTGGATGGATACTGGGAACGGGGACTCTCTCCCTGGGATTTGGCTGCTGGGGTGGTGATTTTATCGGAAGCGGGAGGAAAAATCACCGCCTATGATGGCAGTCCCTGGAAAATTGAATCGGGACGAATTTTAGCCACCAACGGGAAACTGCATGAGAGTCTGAGTCAGGAACTCCTCCAGGTTAAACCCTTAGAACGGTGGGCCAATTCCTGA
- a CDS encoding tetratricopeptide repeat protein, whose protein sequence is MIGRIWQQLVRFFRAVLGGLKGSSHRAELEPRRDLHPLSNSELEHYFLQLLDGIHKGWQQVKVRRFFEAFGDRVTDERWSNWLQQFGSNLLASPAPNPELARRLQRLGELGYGSVSTAARQIATQLLAREAPFDIHREKPPHNEEPAQNSALTGTQTPSPELNLGEIAHPVESSENATPELVTESSPLETAPGLAVSLDELGTIQGQEMPVVIQPLDEPLDVQGWLTRGVERLEAGDDRAALNAFNRVIELEPNHAGAWMNRGNALFNLQQAEEALSAYDRAIELRPDDGFSWGARGDALYDLERIDEALISWNKSLELKPDNPEVWYNKGLALGINLGQWDEALASLEQAIALNSNDVQFWFYRGIALSSLNQLEEALTSWDKVLEMKPDFRDAWINKGVVLQKLGRYSEAIEANNQAIGLLSH, encoded by the coding sequence ATGATTGGGCGGATTTGGCAACAATTGGTGAGGTTTTTTCGGGCCGTTTTGGGAGGGTTGAAAGGCTCATCCCATCGGGCTGAATTGGAACCGAGACGAGACCTTCACCCCCTAAGTAATTCCGAATTAGAGCATTATTTTCTCCAGTTGCTCGATGGCATTCATAAAGGTTGGCAGCAAGTTAAGGTGCGGCGATTTTTTGAAGCTTTTGGCGATCGCGTCACCGATGAGCGATGGAGTAATTGGTTACAGCAATTTGGCAGCAATTTATTAGCTTCCCCCGCCCCCAATCCGGAGCTGGCACGCCGCTTGCAGCGTCTCGGGGAACTGGGATATGGCTCCGTTAGTACCGCTGCTCGTCAAATTGCCACTCAGTTATTGGCAAGGGAAGCTCCCTTTGACATTCACCGGGAAAAACCACCTCACAACGAGGAACCGGCGCAGAATTCAGCCTTGACAGGAACTCAAACCCCTTCACCGGAGTTAAATCTCGGGGAAATAGCCCATCCGGTGGAGAGTTCCGAGAATGCGACACCGGAGTTAGTAACCGAATCCTCTCCATTAGAAACTGCCCCCGGATTAGCGGTGAGTCTGGATGAGTTGGGGACGATTCAAGGGCAAGAAATGCCTGTGGTGATTCAACCCCTGGATGAACCTTTGGATGTGCAAGGATGGTTGACCCGAGGGGTGGAACGCTTGGAAGCAGGGGACGATCGCGCTGCCCTAAATGCCTTTAATCGGGTCATTGAACTCGAACCCAATCATGCAGGCGCTTGGATGAATCGCGGCAATGCCTTGTTTAATTTACAGCAAGCTGAAGAGGCTCTATCCGCTTATGATCGCGCCATTGAACTTCGCCCAGATGATGGGTTTTCCTGGGGTGCGCGGGGGGATGCGCTTTACGATTTAGAACGCATTGATGAGGCATTAATCAGTTGGAATAAATCTTTAGAATTAAAGCCTGATAATCCCGAAGTTTGGTATAATAAAGGGTTGGCCTTGGGGATTAATTTAGGCCAATGGGATGAGGCATTAGCCAGTTTAGAGCAGGCGATCGCCCTCAACTCCAATGATGTGCAATTTTGGTTTTATCGCGGGATTGCTCTATCTAGTTTAAATCAGTTAGAAGAGGCATTAACCAGTTGGGATAAAGTCCTAGAAATGAAACCCGACTTTCGCGATGCTTGGATTAATAAAGGGGTGGTGTTGCAAAAACTAGGCCGCTATTCCGAGGCGATCGAGGCGAATAATCAGGCGATCGGGTTGTTGTCCCACTAG